The following proteins are encoded in a genomic region of Nicoliella spurrieriana:
- the comGA gene encoding competence type IV pilus ATPase ComGA, whose translation MDVKALINSILSEAYQNRSADVYIVPRTTKYLIERHHHNQVITMQALDCITGLKLINYLKYNGNMLISEHRRPQIGAMEWQHQNARCYLRFSTVGDFKGREAMVIRLIYPLNEQTTQFFFEHQFRDLKQRASQRGLMVFAGPTGSGKTTTIYHLARQYSQNQMIMTIEDPVEVYEPSFLQLQVNADAEMSYQELLKVGLRNRPDIFIIGEIRDANTAQAAVQAALSGHLVLTTIHSKTPLGVVQRLMNLGVERDYLEQALNTVVYQRLLNTSSGQPKALLNTVTSEAIFEKLIDGHQSIQAWRNDLQTLITKGQLSTTEGKRVWYG comes from the coding sequence ATGGATGTAAAAGCATTAATTAATAGCATTCTTAGTGAGGCGTATCAAAATCGTTCGGCTGATGTTTACATTGTGCCCAGAACCACTAAGTACTTAATTGAACGCCACCACCATAATCAGGTAATCACGATGCAGGCACTTGATTGCATTACCGGGCTAAAGCTCATTAACTACTTGAAATATAACGGAAACATGTTGATTAGTGAACATCGACGCCCCCAAATTGGTGCAATGGAATGGCAGCATCAAAATGCTCGTTGCTATCTCCGTTTTTCTACCGTGGGTGATTTTAAGGGGCGTGAAGCAATGGTGATTCGTTTGATTTATCCATTGAATGAACAAACTACCCAATTTTTCTTTGAGCATCAATTTCGTGATTTAAAGCAGCGAGCTAGTCAACGGGGGTTAATGGTGTTTGCTGGTCCCACCGGTTCCGGAAAAACAACGACCATCTACCATTTGGCACGTCAATATAGTCAAAATCAGATGATAATGACAATTGAGGATCCGGTGGAAGTGTATGAACCGAGCTTCTTACAGCTGCAAGTGAATGCGGATGCTGAGATGAGCTACCAAGAGTTATTGAAGGTCGGGTTAAGAAACCGGCCCGATATTTTCATTATTGGTGAAATTCGGGATGCCAATACCGCTCAAGCAGCGGTCCAAGCAGCTTTAAGTGGGCACTTGGTGTTAACTACGATTCACTCTAAGACCCCCCTGGGGGTAGTGCAACGGCTGATGAACCTGGGGGTTGAACGTGATTATTTAGAACAAGCATTGAATACGGTAGTATATCAGCGCCTATTGAATACTAGTTCCGGACAGCCCAAGGCACTGTTAAATACGGTGACTAGTGAAGCCATCTTTGAAAAATTAATTGATGGGCACCAATCCATTCAGGCATGGCGAAATGACTTACAGACTTTAATTACCAAGGGACAGTTAAGTACAACGGAAGGAAAGCGGGTGTGGTATGGGTAA
- a CDS encoding amino acid permease has translation MGQNDEQMSKELKERHVQLIALGGTIGTGLFLGAGQSIHFAGPSILLAYIIAGIACFFLMRALGELLMSNPDSTSYIDFIDKYLGARWGFIAGWTYWISWIAIAMAEITAAGLYMKFWFPSLPQWLPALLILIILFFLNSITVSAFGETEFWFAIIKVVAIIALIVVGVVLLLMHYQTSVGPVSLNNLTNGKFFANGAKGFFLSFQMVIFSFVGIEMIGMTASETKDPEKVIPKSINSVPTRILLFYIGSLLALMVIYPWNDISQDSSPFVQVFKNIGITSAAAIINFVVLTAAASACNSAIFTTGRMLYSLTGRESNQFSKRMHRLSKNKVPSNAILASTLVIAIAVILNIVIPKGVFTFIASVATTCFIFIWGAIVITHIKYRKQVKASGRESELEFKTPLFPASDYFVLAFLGMVAIVLLFEFDTLVALIGSIGWLIVIYIVYELGRKRNN, from the coding sequence ATGGGACAAAATGATGAACAAATGTCCAAGGAATTAAAGGAGCGCCACGTCCAGTTAATTGCGCTCGGGGGAACGATTGGAACCGGATTGTTTTTAGGAGCCGGGCAGTCGATTCACTTTGCTGGACCATCAATTTTACTTGCATACATAATTGCAGGAATTGCTTGTTTCTTCCTAATGCGTGCGTTGGGGGAACTACTGATGTCTAATCCGGATAGTACTTCATACATTGATTTTATTGATAAGTATCTGGGAGCCAGGTGGGGATTTATTGCCGGTTGGACCTATTGGATCTCATGGATCGCCATTGCAATGGCAGAAATCACTGCTGCAGGGTTATATATGAAATTTTGGTTCCCATCGTTACCGCAATGGTTACCAGCACTACTGATTTTGATCATTTTATTCTTTTTGAATTCAATCACGGTCTCGGCATTCGGAGAAACTGAGTTTTGGTTCGCAATTATCAAGGTAGTTGCCATCATTGCATTGATTGTAGTCGGAGTGGTATTGCTATTAATGCACTATCAAACTTCAGTGGGGCCCGTTAGTTTGAATAACTTAACCAATGGAAAGTTTTTTGCTAACGGTGCGAAGGGCTTTTTCCTATCATTTCAAATGGTTATCTTTAGTTTCGTTGGAATTGAGATGATTGGGATGACCGCATCTGAAACTAAAGATCCCGAAAAAGTGATTCCAAAGAGTATTAATTCGGTGCCGACCAGAATCTTGCTATTCTACATTGGATCGCTTTTAGCATTAATGGTGATCTATCCTTGGAATGATATCAGTCAGGATTCCAGCCCGTTCGTACAGGTATTTAAAAACATTGGAATTACCTCTGCTGCAGCCATTATTAACTTTGTGGTATTGACTGCTGCAGCATCAGCATGTAATAGTGCGATCTTTACGACCGGTCGAATGCTTTACTCACTAACTGGTCGTGAATCCAATCAATTTAGCAAACGGATGCACCGTCTATCTAAAAATAAGGTGCCTAGTAACGCAATCTTAGCGTCTACCTTGGTGATTGCAATTGCTGTAATCTTGAACATTGTAATTCCTAAGGGGGTTTTCACGTTTATTGCTAGTGTGGCTACGACTTGTTTTATATTTATCTGGGGTGCGATTGTGATTACCCACATTAAGTACCGCAAACAAGTGAAAGCTAGTGGTCGTGAATCTGAATTAGAATTTAAAACACCGTTGTTTCCAGCTTCAGATTACTTTGTATTAGCGTTCTTAGGGATGGTTGCCATTGTCCTACTATTTGAATTCGATACATTAGTTGCATTGATTGGTTCAATCGGATGGTTAATTGTAATTTACATTGTTTATGAACTTGGTCGCAAGCGAAATAACTAA
- a CDS encoding bifunctional metallophosphatase/5'-nucleotidase: protein MVIVTEKLAILHTNDMHSHFENWPKIRRYINNQRAKLEADGYQVFVFDIGDAVDRAHPLTEATNGQANVRLMNEVKYDAVTIGNNEGLTNTHSQMEHLYDDANFDVVLGNLKELTTGEQPKWAQPTKQITTKMGTRIMMMGFTAPYILTYPLVGWNPINDQLAIPKLLKQHRGEYDVLFMLSHLGIGSDRANAAKYPEFDVIFGSHTHHLLENGELDNNVLLTGCQKWGHYVGTTKLTLNDNHQVINKSESVVKTADLPALAGDQAEIDGYESEGEALLASRKVAKIDHRMTKDWINGGELTQIGLSAMKQKAGTKAAVINAGLFLTDLPAGPIDKNQIHKLLPHSMHVMKTTLNGYNLWRLVREIEKNKRFLSRFPQKGMGFRGEIFGKIETAGIEYDAKTDVVKFDGQVVKNEEWYEIALLDHYLFIPFFPTVAIAGKNHMYYDQPLRDVFSDYLAKQFPLINK, encoded by the coding sequence ATGGTTATTGTGACAGAGAAATTAGCAATTTTACACACAAATGATATGCATTCACATTTTGAAAATTGGCCTAAGATTAGACGCTATATTAATAATCAACGGGCTAAATTAGAGGCTGATGGATACCAAGTCTTCGTTTTTGATATTGGCGATGCCGTTGATCGAGCCCATCCATTGACTGAGGCCACTAATGGACAAGCGAACGTCCGATTAATGAACGAAGTCAAATACGATGCGGTTACGATTGGAAACAATGAGGGGTTGACAAATACCCATTCACAAATGGAACATCTTTATGACGATGCTAATTTTGATGTAGTATTGGGTAATCTCAAAGAACTAACAACGGGTGAACAACCAAAATGGGCCCAGCCAACGAAGCAAATTACGACCAAAATGGGGACCCGGATAATGATGATGGGGTTCACAGCTCCATACATATTAACCTACCCGCTTGTGGGCTGGAATCCGATTAATGATCAATTAGCGATTCCCAAGTTACTCAAACAGCACCGTGGTGAATACGATGTATTATTCATGTTATCCCATTTAGGAATCGGGTCTGACCGTGCCAATGCAGCTAAATATCCTGAATTCGATGTTATTTTTGGTTCCCATACCCATCATTTATTGGAAAATGGTGAGTTAGATAATAATGTCCTTTTGACCGGGTGTCAAAAATGGGGACACTATGTTGGGACGACCAAGTTAACCCTTAATGATAATCATCAAGTGATTAATAAATCAGAATCAGTTGTTAAGACTGCGGATTTACCAGCACTAGCAGGTGATCAAGCCGAAATCGATGGTTATGAATCGGAAGGCGAAGCCCTCCTAGCTAGCCGCAAGGTTGCTAAAATTGACCATCGAATGACAAAGGACTGGATTAACGGTGGTGAATTAACTCAAATTGGGTTGTCAGCAATGAAACAAAAGGCTGGAACCAAGGCTGCAGTAATCAATGCCGGGCTCTTTTTAACTGATCTACCAGCTGGGCCGATTGATAAAAATCAAATTCATAAATTATTGCCACACTCGATGCACGTAATGAAAACGACCTTAAATGGTTACAATCTGTGGCGGTTGGTTAGAGAAATTGAAAAAAACAAGCGGTTCTTAAGTCGATTTCCACAAAAGGGAATGGGTTTTCGTGGTGAAATTTTTGGTAAAATAGAAACAGCGGGAATTGAATACGATGCTAAAACTGACGTTGTAAAATTTGATGGACAGGTGGTTAAGAATGAAGAGTGGTATGAAATAGCATTATTGGATCACTACTTGTTTATTCCATTTTTTCCAACGGTTGCAATTGCTGGCAAAAATCATATGTACTATGATCAACCACTACGCGATGTCTTTAGCGATTACTTAGCAAAACAATTTCCCCTGATTAATAAATAG
- the comGB gene encoding competence type IV pilus assembly protein ComGB, with protein sequence MGKGLSIKKQLRFLESFNSLLQNGFSIGESMKLITELYESDPFTDQMLTQLNNGETFATGMRNYFPDDIVNQIQIAERHGQLVDTMHEVQLFIAERNKQQNKLKALLMYPFFLIGLLLIIILGIKFFVTPQLTMISERAVPSGGHHFWWWFLLSGLLLIVGLLSLWIFQKTPIQRVEIFAKLPIIGVLIKAYYAYFFASNVSLLLASGMEAKSIAKLMQQFSARSIFYEIGSELEATLQAGGRISKIIERHSFLPNEAGLFFDRGDQVQVVAKKLSVYAKLSFAKLWNQSQRLIAIIQPIIFIVIGSAIVVTYLNMLLPMYDTLSEVYK encoded by the coding sequence ATGGGTAAGGGGTTATCAATTAAAAAGCAGCTACGCTTTTTAGAATCATTTAATTCATTACTACAAAATGGGTTTTCAATTGGGGAGTCAATGAAGTTAATTACAGAACTTTACGAATCAGATCCATTTACCGATCAGATGCTTACCCAGTTGAACAATGGCGAAACGTTTGCGACTGGCATGCGTAATTATTTTCCAGATGACATCGTTAACCAGATTCAAATTGCCGAACGCCACGGTCAACTGGTTGATACGATGCATGAAGTCCAGTTATTCATTGCCGAACGGAACAAACAACAAAATAAGTTAAAGGCGTTATTAATGTACCCATTTTTTTTAATCGGGTTACTATTAATTATCATTTTAGGGATTAAGTTTTTTGTGACCCCCCAGCTAACGATGATAAGTGAGCGTGCCGTCCCCAGTGGTGGTCATCATTTTTGGTGGTGGTTCTTATTATCAGGACTTTTGTTAATCGTTGGGCTTTTATCACTTTGGATATTTCAAAAAACGCCCATTCAACGGGTGGAAATATTTGCTAAATTACCAATTATTGGTGTGCTGATCAAAGCATACTATGCCTACTTTTTTGCTAGTAATGTTTCATTACTATTGGCAAGTGGGATGGAGGCTAAATCAATTGCTAAGTTAATGCAGCAATTTAGTGCTCGCTCTATTTTTTATGAAATTGGGTCGGAACTAGAAGCAACACTGCAAGCTGGGGGCCGGATTAGTAAGATTATTGAACGGCATTCATTTTTACCGAATGAGGCAGGATTGTTTTTTGATCGTGGTGATCAGGTCCAGGTAGTGGCTAAAAAGCTAAGCGTTTATGCTAAGTTGTCCTTTGCCAAGTTGTGGAATCAATCCCAACGCTTGATTGCAATTATCCAGCCGATTATTTTTATAGTGATTGGTTCAGCCATCGTGGTGACCTATTTGAACATGTTATTACCGATGTATGATACTTTAAGTGAGGTTTATAAGTAG
- a CDS encoding YutD family protein, producing MDRNEIEEAYEAKRAQRKPLAQINQTDETSFKINGYQYQLVANEGEAFDLEALRAAYNTIFSKYDYILGDIGYGQLRLTGFYADDKNVNPATRIGAVGDFLVEYCNFGAPYFILHNLEAKPVKPVRRKTNRTGRAVTNKRSRSRKNNRAKNAFVEEKITRRKPPIAKRNATVITESKGTGKRHFKIRQKQK from the coding sequence GTGGATCGAAATGAGATTGAAGAGGCTTACGAAGCAAAGCGGGCCCAAAGAAAGCCACTAGCCCAGATTAATCAAACGGACGAAACTAGTTTTAAAATTAATGGATATCAATACCAGTTGGTCGCAAACGAGGGGGAAGCATTTGACCTTGAAGCTTTACGTGCAGCCTATAACACCATTTTTAGCAAGTATGATTATATTTTGGGAGACATTGGCTATGGGCAATTGCGGTTGACCGGATTTTATGCTGATGACAAAAACGTTAACCCAGCGACTAGAATTGGTGCAGTGGGGGACTTTTTAGTTGAATACTGTAACTTTGGGGCCCCTTATTTTATCCTGCATAATTTAGAGGCCAAGCCGGTAAAGCCAGTTCGACGCAAAACAAATCGAACTGGGCGCGCAGTCACTAACAAACGGAGTCGCTCTCGAAAAAATAATCGGGCGAAGAATGCCTTTGTGGAAGAAAAAATCACCAGAAGGAAACCACCGATTGCCAAACGGAACGCAACCGTGATTACCGAGTCCAAGGGAACGGGAAAGCGCCACTTCAAGATTAGACAAAAGCAAAAATAA
- a CDS encoding TIGR01457 family HAD-type hydrolase produces MKHYQGYFIDLDGTIYAGKKRIPAAKRFIERLQAANVPFLFVTNNTTKLPNDVVANLANNHDIHVNESNVYTAGLATADFMNDDADADHRRAYVIGETGLVDALTNRGFEITSDNPDYVVVGLDTEVTYEKFCIATLAIQHGAKFIGTNPDTNIPNERGMLPGAGSLVDLVRYATQVEPTLIGKPKAVILANALKIIGLNKDQVVMVGDNYMTDISAGINFGIDTLLVYTGVSTKEQIAQKQIKPTWQIDSLDEWQVDD; encoded by the coding sequence ATGAAACATTATCAGGGCTATTTTATTGATCTAGATGGAACCATCTACGCGGGGAAAAAACGCATTCCAGCAGCAAAGCGCTTCATAGAAAGATTGCAAGCTGCTAACGTGCCCTTTTTATTCGTAACTAATAACACGACCAAACTACCTAATGATGTGGTCGCTAACTTAGCTAATAATCATGATATTCACGTTAATGAGTCTAATGTCTATACGGCTGGGTTAGCGACTGCTGACTTCATGAATGATGATGCGGATGCTGACCATCGAAGGGCATATGTTATTGGTGAAACCGGGCTGGTGGATGCATTAACAAACCGTGGATTTGAAATCACTTCTGATAACCCAGACTATGTGGTAGTGGGTCTGGATACTGAGGTAACCTACGAAAAGTTTTGCATCGCAACGCTTGCAATTCAACACGGTGCGAAGTTCATTGGGACCAACCCCGATACTAATATTCCAAATGAACGGGGGATGTTACCAGGTGCTGGTTCGTTAGTTGATTTAGTTAGATATGCAACCCAGGTGGAGCCAACACTAATTGGAAAGCCTAAGGCCGTTATTTTAGCCAACGCACTTAAAATCATTGGTTTGAATAAGGACCAGGTGGTAATGGTCGGTGATAATTACATGACTGATATTTCTGCTGGAATTAACTTTGGCATTGACACGCTGTTAGTTTATACGGGAGTATCTACTAAGGAACAAATTGCACAAAAGCAGATTAAACCCACTTGGCAAATTGATTCACTTGATGAATGGCAAGTAGATGATTAG
- a CDS encoding ComGF family competence protein produces MKKAFLKSVRNRNGFTIVESIISLMVVAMVILLCGILFSYVVTRRQHDNHLTAFHLYLRMIESKEYRFKYVEHRSDRLVLKTADKQYIISLANDSIRMTTTHGGYVPLIDGVDYVEWHYHRDVLMTRVIMQNGDVFKAKSLLKTG; encoded by the coding sequence ATGAAAAAAGCATTCTTGAAATCCGTTAGGAATCGAAATGGATTTACGATCGTCGAAAGTATCATTTCGCTAATGGTTGTTGCAATGGTCATTTTATTATGTGGGATTTTATTTAGTTACGTAGTTACTAGGCGCCAGCATGATAATCATTTAACGGCATTTCATCTATATTTAAGAATGATTGAATCGAAGGAATATCGGTTTAAATACGTTGAGCATCGAAGTGATCGATTAGTGCTTAAAACTGCTGATAAACAATACATTATTTCACTTGCTAACGATAGCATTAGGATGACGACTACGCATGGGGGTTACGTTCCGTTGATTGATGGGGTCGATTATGTTGAATGGCACTACCATCGCGACGTTTTAATGACGCGGGTAATCATGCAAAATGGGGATGTTTTCAAAGCTAAATCACTATTAAAAACGGGGTAA
- a CDS encoding acetate/propionate family kinase, whose translation MGKSIAINAGSSTLKYKLFEMPSEKLISSGDIARIGMPDSTVSIKYGDGKKYKDTLDVKDHEEAIKLVLDKLLSLDIISDYNEITGVGHRVVAGGEEFKDSVVITDEVLQKLEDLSELAPLHEPANILGIKAFKKILPNVISVAVFDTSFHTSIPEKNYVYGIPYEYYEKYGARKYGAHGTSYRYVSGRAAAMLGKPVEDLKLVIMHIGAGASMCAVKGGKSFDTSMGFTPLTGVMMATRSGDVDPSVLSYVMEKEGIDKLSDMIKILNNQSGLLGVSGVSADMREIEGVQAKNHRAYLSREMYKNRIIRYIGQYIAEMNGVDAIVFTAGVGENDIMIRQEVTDELGYFGIAVDPKKNDIRGEERDISTDDAKVKTLLIPTNEELMIVRDVERLKDHQ comes from the coding sequence ATGGGAAAATCAATTGCAATTAATGCTGGTAGTTCAACTCTAAAGTACAAGTTATTCGAAATGCCATCAGAAAAACTTATTTCTAGCGGGGACATCGCAAGAATCGGGATGCCAGATTCCACCGTATCAATTAAGTACGGTGATGGTAAGAAATATAAGGATACTTTAGATGTTAAAGACCATGAAGAAGCAATTAAATTGGTATTGGACAAGCTACTTAGTTTGGACATTATTAGCGACTACAATGAAATTACTGGGGTTGGCCATCGGGTAGTTGCTGGTGGTGAAGAATTTAAGGATTCAGTAGTAATCACTGATGAAGTTCTCCAAAAATTAGAAGACCTATCAGAACTAGCACCACTTCACGAACCTGCTAATATCCTAGGAATTAAGGCATTTAAGAAGATTTTACCAAACGTTATTAGTGTGGCGGTATTTGATACTTCATTCCACACTTCCATTCCTGAAAAGAACTATGTTTATGGAATTCCTTATGAATACTATGAAAAATATGGTGCTCGTAAGTATGGGGCCCATGGAACTAGTTACCGGTACGTTTCTGGACGGGCTGCTGCCATGCTTGGTAAGCCAGTCGAAGACCTTAAGTTAGTTATCATGCATATTGGAGCCGGTGCTTCAATGTGTGCGGTTAAGGGCGGTAAGTCATTTGATACTTCAATGGGCTTCACTCCATTGACCGGGGTAATGATGGCAACACGTTCTGGGGATGTTGATCCTTCCGTTCTTTCATACGTGATGGAAAAAGAAGGCATTGATAAACTAAGTGACATGATTAAGATTTTAAATAACCAATCTGGTTTACTAGGGGTATCAGGGGTTTCAGCTGATATGCGTGAAATCGAAGGCGTTCAAGCTAAGAACCACCGGGCTTACCTTTCTAGAGAAATGTATAAAAACCGGATTATTCGCTACATTGGCCAATACATTGCTGAAATGAATGGTGTTGACGCAATTGTATTCACTGCTGGTGTTGGTGAAAATGATATTATGATTAGACAAGAAGTAACTGATGAATTAGGCTACTTCGGAATTGCAGTTGATCCTAAGAAGAATGATATTCGTGGTGAAGAACGTGATATTAGTACCGATGATGCTAAGGTTAAGACCTTGTTAATTCCTACTAATGAAGAATTAATGATTGTTCGAGATGTTGAACGATTAAAGGATCACCAATAA
- the comGC gene encoding competence type IV pilus major pilin ComGC encodes MKIKFKRQREAFTLIEMTIVLFIISLLILIVIPNLANQRNNAKSIHGTAMESVVQTQIDSYLNENNDDKVTYGVLINKGYLSEKQARQAQKDGIKIIDNNAKK; translated from the coding sequence ATGAAAATAAAATTTAAACGCCAAAGAGAGGCGTTCACGTTGATTGAAATGACCATTGTATTATTTATTATTTCCCTGTTAATTTTAATTGTGATTCCCAATCTTGCTAACCAACGGAATAATGCAAAGTCAATTCATGGAACCGCAATGGAATCCGTGGTCCAGACCCAAATTGATAGTTACTTGAATGAAAATAATGATGATAAGGTCACGTATGGGGTCCTGATTAATAAGGGCTACTTAAGTGAAAAACAAGCCCGACAGGCCCAAAAGGATGGCATTAAGATTATTGATAACAATGCTAAGAAGTAG
- a CDS encoding class I SAM-dependent methyltransferase — protein MNDCLIINLRRVRILVRKDTETLFKVLDQSTELLQKALNCSYLDAFIENGNNLLDNDNVHVENGQPRDEVVKQLKTLYSQVDYSDMASKDVRKAIQMVLIKAITQDKIQSNHQLTPDTIAFIIGYLLTRIFKSQPEIEILDLAVGSGNLLMAIMHQLSSELHATVHGIGIDNDDSMLSIAGISAEMQKLPVELIHQDSINNILVNNVDLVVSDLPVGFYPIDENAKNYVTHSETGHSYAHHLLIEQGMNHVKPGGFGVFLVPSNLFQTKESKSLLKWMQDDAYLQGMLNLPKELFANAATQKAIMILQRHGNGAKQVNKIMIGEFPSFKDQAAFQKFIAEIVDWEQKDLLANS, from the coding sequence ATGAATGATTGTTTAATCATTAACTTAAGGAGGGTGAGAATACTGGTCAGAAAAGATACTGAGACTCTTTTTAAGGTATTGGATCAATCCACTGAATTATTGCAAAAAGCATTAAATTGTTCTTATCTAGATGCATTTATTGAAAATGGGAATAATCTGTTAGATAATGATAATGTTCATGTGGAAAATGGACAGCCGAGGGATGAGGTAGTTAAGCAACTTAAAACCCTTTATTCACAGGTTGATTATTCAGACATGGCATCTAAGGATGTTCGAAAGGCCATCCAGATGGTATTGATTAAGGCCATCACTCAGGATAAGATTCAATCTAACCACCAGTTGACTCCCGACACGATTGCATTCATTATTGGCTATTTGCTTACCCGGATTTTTAAATCCCAGCCTGAAATTGAAATTTTGGACTTAGCGGTCGGTAGCGGGAATCTATTGATGGCCATAATGCATCAGTTATCATCCGAATTACACGCAACTGTGCATGGAATCGGAATTGATAACGATGATTCAATGCTTTCCATTGCGGGAATTAGCGCTGAAATGCAAAAATTACCAGTAGAATTAATCCATCAAGATTCCATCAATAACATTTTGGTCAATAACGTAGACTTAGTAGTTTCAGATTTACCGGTTGGCTTTTACCCAATTGATGAAAACGCTAAAAACTATGTGACCCATTCTGAAACGGGGCACTCATATGCCCACCACCTCTTAATTGAGCAGGGAATGAACCATGTTAAGCCCGGTGGATTTGGGGTGTTCTTGGTTCCTAGTAATTTATTTCAAACTAAAGAGTCAAAATCACTATTAAAGTGGATGCAAGATGATGCATACCTCCAAGGAATGCTAAATTTGCCAAAGGAATTATTCGCAAATGCTGCGACCCAAAAGGCAATTATGATCTTACAACGTCATGGAAATGGTGCAAAGCAAGTTAATAAAATCATGATTGGTGAATTTCCTTCCTTCAAGGATCAAGCTGCATTTCAAAAATTTATTGCAGAAATTGTTGATTGGGAGCAAAAGGATTTATTAGCTAATTCATAA
- a CDS encoding YebC/PmpR family DNA-binding transcriptional regulator, with the protein MSGHSKWHNIQGRKGAQDAKRGKIFQKISRNLYQAAKAGGVDPDGNPQLRLEMDKAKAANMPKTNVQRALDKASGVGGAKFEEINYEGYGPGGTAVMVSALTDNKNRTASAIRSAFTHHGGSLGASGSVSYLFDRKGYIVILRDGLDVDEDTMLMDALDAGADDMKASDDRFEIFTDPSNMQSVRDGLQGKYNLDTAEVKMIPNTVTEVPEGKVSQYVALIDELSENDDVQDVYEAAKLPDNVE; encoded by the coding sequence ATGTCAGGACATTCAAAATGGCATAACATCCAGGGACGTAAAGGTGCTCAAGATGCTAAGCGTGGAAAGATTTTCCAAAAAATATCACGTAACTTATATCAAGCCGCTAAGGCTGGTGGTGTTGACCCAGACGGTAACCCCCAATTACGACTAGAAATGGATAAGGCGAAGGCTGCTAACATGCCTAAGACTAACGTTCAACGTGCGTTAGATAAGGCTTCTGGTGTTGGTGGAGCTAAGTTCGAAGAAATTAACTATGAAGGTTATGGCCCTGGTGGAACTGCCGTAATGGTTTCTGCTTTGACCGATAATAAAAACCGAACTGCTTCGGCAATTCGGTCAGCATTTACCCACCATGGTGGTTCATTAGGTGCTTCCGGTTCTGTTTCATACCTGTTCGATCGAAAGGGTTACATTGTAATTCTTCGCGACGGGTTAGACGTTGACGAAGATACCATGCTCATGGATGCATTAGATGCTGGTGCTGATGATATGAAGGCTAGTGATGATCGTTTTGAAATCTTCACTGACCCATCAAATATGCAATCAGTTCGGGATGGACTTCAAGGTAAGTATAATTTAGATACTGCTGAAGTTAAAATGATTCCAAATACGGTAACTGAGGTGCCTGAAGGCAAGGTTTCCCAATATGTTGCCTTAATCGATGAACTATCAGAAAATGATGATGTTCAAGATGTCTACGAAGCTGCTAAGCTTCCGGATAATGTTGAATAA
- a CDS encoding cysteine hydrolase family protein has protein sequence MKSNEALLIIDYTNDFVADHGALTCGKAAQQLAPSITNLATQMLRQGAFVYLPTDVHRPNDQYHPETKLYPPHNVRNSWGRELFGQVNSWYQTNQANERVRLFDKTRYSSFAGTDLDIRLRERHVDTLHLTGVCTDICVLHTAVDAYNKGYQLVIHRSCVATLSDAAQQWALNHFQNCLGAKVVD, from the coding sequence ATGAAATCAAACGAAGCGTTATTGATTATCGATTACACAAATGATTTTGTTGCTGACCACGGGGCATTGACCTGTGGTAAAGCAGCCCAACAATTAGCTCCTTCAATTACTAACCTAGCTACCCAAATGCTAAGGCAGGGTGCTTTTGTGTACCTACCGACCGATGTCCATCGGCCAAATGATCAATACCATCCAGAAACGAAGCTTTACCCACCGCATAATGTACGGAATTCATGGGGACGCGAGTTGTTTGGGCAGGTCAATTCTTGGTATCAAACTAATCAGGCTAACGAACGGGTCAGATTATTTGATAAGACCCGCTATAGCTCATTTGCCGGGACGGACTTAGATATTCGGTTGCGGGAGCGCCATGTTGACACCCTTCATTTAACGGGGGTGTGCACCGACATTTGTGTTTTGCATACGGCAGTGGATGCATATAACAAGGGTTATCAGTTAGTAATTCACCGTTCCTGTGTTGCGACCCTATCTGATGCTGCACAGCAATGGGCTTTGAATCATTTTCAGAATTGTTTAGGGGCAAAAGTAGTTGATTAG